A DNA window from Parabacteroides johnsonii DSM 18315 contains the following coding sequences:
- a CDS encoding ATP-binding protein, which translates to METVNRILQEKITARIAPNKAVLIFGARRVGKTVMMRKIVDNYSGRTMMLNGEDYDTLALLENRSIANYRHLLDGIDLLAIDEAQNIPQIGSILKLIVDEIPGISVLASGSSSFDLLNKTGEPLVGRSTQFLLTPFSQREIAQTETALETRQNLEARLIYGSYPEVVMMENYERKTDYLRDIVGAYLLKDILAIDGLKNSSKMRDLLRLIAFQLGSEVSYEELGKQLGMSKTTVEKYLDLLEKVFVIYRLGAYSRNLRKEVTKAGKWYFYDNGIRNAIIGAFSPLAIRQDVGALWENYIIGERRKANFNEGLHREFYFWRTYDKQEIDLIEESADSLTALEFKWGNKMPAAPKAFQEAYPYAEFHVVNRENYLEFV; encoded by the coding sequence GATTTTTGGTGCTCGCCGTGTTGGTAAAACGGTAATGATGCGTAAAATTGTGGACAACTATTCAGGTAGGACGATGATGCTCAACGGCGAAGACTACGACACATTAGCACTATTGGAGAATCGCTCAATAGCCAATTATCGGCATTTATTGGATGGTATTGATTTGCTGGCTATTGATGAGGCACAGAACATACCACAAATCGGTAGTATTCTGAAGTTGATAGTTGATGAAATACCGGGAATAAGTGTCTTGGCAAGTGGTTCTTCGTCATTCGATTTGCTGAATAAGACTGGTGAACCGTTGGTCGGCCGCAGTACGCAATTTCTCCTTACACCATTCTCGCAACGGGAAATCGCACAGACGGAAACGGCACTTGAAACCCGCCAGAACCTCGAAGCGCGCTTGATTTACGGTTCCTATCCCGAAGTAGTAATGATGGAGAACTATGAACGTAAAACAGACTACCTACGTGATATTGTCGGTGCATACCTGCTTAAAGATATCTTAGCAATTGACGGCTTAAAAAATTCGAGCAAGATGCGCGATCTACTGCGATTGATAGCTTTTCAGTTGGGCAGCGAAGTTTCTTACGAAGAGTTAGGTAAACAACTCGGCATGAGCAAGACGACCGTTGAAAAATACCTCGACCTATTGGAAAAGGTCTTCGTTATCTATCGTCTGGGGGCTTATTCGCGTAACCTACGCAAGGAGGTTACAAAAGCTGGCAAGTGGTACTTCTACGACAACGGCATTCGCAATGCCATTATCGGGGCTTTCTCACCGCTGGCCATTCGGCAGGATGTCGGTGCGCTGTGGGAGAACTACATCATCGGAGAGCGGCGCAAAGCGAACTTCAATGAGGGACTGCACAGGGAGTTCTATTTCTGGCGCACCTACGACAAACAGGAAATCGACCTGATTGAGGAGAGTGCCGACAGTCTTACCGCCTTGGAGTTCAAGTGGGGAAATAAAATGCCGGCCGCACCGAAAGCCTTCCAAGAAGCCTATCCCTATGCCGAGTTTCATGTGGTAAATCGGGAGAATTATTTGGAGTTCGTATAA